The genomic segment CAGGTAACATTATCCTGCTAATTGCAGATTTTATTTTAATTGTGCGTTTTGGCGAATCGTATCGTTGGCAACAATGCTTAAAATCTGTAGTGATGATTCCTGTAGCGAGTATCTCGGTGTTTCCTGGGCCTCATTCTCTCATAGCTACTGGGGCGCTGTCTCCTGCCACCAAAGTATCTGCCATAGGCCCGTTTCAGCCCCACCTGTCTTGCCAGACGCTCACAAGGCCGATGCTCCTCGCATATTTCCCTTGTCATCTCACGTGGAGACTTGTATCGGACCCTGCTGCTGGAATACATCACAAATAATCAGCCATCTTCATTtaaagtaacatagaacatagaacatagaacagtacagcacagaacaggcccttcggccctcgatgttgtgccgagccatgatcaccctactcaaacccacgtatccaccctatacccgtaacccaacaaccccccccccccccaaccttactttttaggacactacgggcaatttagcatggccaatccacctaacctgcacatctttggactgtgggaggaaaccggagcacccgg from the Scyliorhinus canicula chromosome 23, sScyCan1.1, whole genome shotgun sequence genome contains:
- the LOC119956651 gene encoding matrix Gla protein-like isoform X2 — its product is MKTLVFLSVCALAAVCTADSSESNEIDDVLFLGRRDAHSFMRQPRPPHHWDSRVRYKSPREMTREICEEHRPCERLARQVGLKRAYGRYFGGRRQRPSSYERMRPRKHRDTRYRNHHYRF
- the LOC119956651 gene encoding matrix Gla protein-like isoform X1, with amino-acid sequence MKTLVFLSVCALAAVCTADSSESNEIDDVLFLGRRDAHSFMRQPRPPHHWDSSRVRYKSPREMTREICEEHRPCERLARQVGLKRAYGRYFGGRRQRPSSYERMRPRKHRDTRYRNHHYRF